A window of the Macrobrachium rosenbergii isolate ZJJX-2024 chromosome 13, ASM4041242v1, whole genome shotgun sequence genome harbors these coding sequences:
- the LOC136845104 gene encoding myosin-6-like, with amino-acid sequence MWQVLNLQTLSLVLLASVCVHGQGKGIDDDLASRLSKVEEVLASNIASQENLRVALRQETARRQELETRLSTSLRDQQTRLDELSSTRKVVNDHVAALDRTIQDEIRLREDAELKGEGAILELSKKIGTIEGDLSLLALLNSRLRELEKQNGVQNEEILNLQSTVSQLRRAFHQEQRAARTLRESIEPLAFISSEHSKSIAEFDHRIVQLKSWLISHNESAWEESALLRNVRSDVMQITQNLADIEMTIANLTESVIHLHHLTPQRLLKLCPDGYRKVGEDCLQLIESRTSWEMSRLKCEELGILAGGIGDLAVPTSLPEFRTFIDKINPESDYLWVGASREPDGVWWWVNGAPLEQEEFPWDLGEPDNYENQHQLCVKSSGNIKFHDCLAEANIGAICQLV; translated from the exons ATGTGGCAGGTGTTGAATCTACAG ACTTTGAGCCTGGTACTGCTGGCGAGCGTTTGTGTTCATGGCCAAGGGAAG GGCATCGACGACGACCTGGCGTCAAGACTAAGCAAAGTAGAAGAGGTACTGGCCTCGAACATCGCCTCCCAGGAGAACCTCCGCGTCGCCCTGAGACAAGAGACAGCCAGGAGACAGGAACTCGAGACGAGACTGTCGACATCCCTACGAGACCAGCAGACGAGACTCGACGAGCTGTCGTCAACACGCAAGGTCGTGAACGACCACGTCGCAGCCCTGGACAGGACGATACAGGACGAGATACGGCTTCGAGAAGATGCCGAACTGAAGGGCGAAGGCGCCATTTTGGAGCTGTCCAAGAAGATCGGGACGATCGAGGGCGACCTGAGTCTTCTAGCTCTTCTGAACTCGCGCCTGAGGGAACTCGAGAAGCAAAATGGCGTTCAGAATGAGGAGATTCTCAACCTGCAAAGTACCGTCTCGCAATTAAGGAGAG CCTTCCACCAGGAGCAGAGGGCCGCTCGGACGCTGCGGGAGAGCATCGAACCGCTGGCCTTCATTTCGTCCGAACACTCGAAGTCCATCGCGGAGTTCGACCACCGCATCGTCCAGCTGAAATCGTGGTTGATTTCACACAATG AGAGCGCTTGGGAAGAGTCCGCCCTCTtgagaaatgtcagaagtgacgTGATGCAGATAACTCAGAATCTGGCTGACATCGAGATGACTATTGCAAATCTGACAGAGTCAGTCATTCATCTCCACCATCTGACACCGCAGAGACTTCTGA AACTCTGCCCAGACGGCTACAGGAAAGTGGGCGAGGACTGTCTGCAGCTGATTGAATCTCGAACCTCCTGGGAAATGTCCAGACTGAAATGCGAGGAGCTGGGGATTCTAGCAGGTGGGATTGGGGACTTGGCCGTGCCGACCAGCCTACCCGAATTCAGGACGTTCATCGATAAAATTAACCCGG AATCCGACTACCTGTGGGTCGGTGCCTCACGAGAACCCGACGGAGTCTGGTGGTGGGTGAACGGGGCGCCCCTGGAGCAAGAAGAATTCCCCTGGGACCTCGGCGAACCTGACAACTACGAAAACCAGCACCAGCTGTGCGTGAAGTCCTCCGGGAACATTAAGTTCCACGACTGCCTCGCTGAGGCTAACATCGGAGCCATCTGTCAGTTGGTTTAG